In Fischerella sp. PCC 9605, the genomic window ACGAGTCTAGTGATTCAGCAAGTGTCCATCTTCCATATGAATAATGCGATCGGCAATATCGAGAATGCGATTGTCGTGAGTAACCATCAAAATGGCACAACCCTGTTCCTTAGCTAGGCGCTGCATAAGTTCTACTACGCCTCGACCTGATTTACTATCTAAAGCGGCAGTGGGTTCATCGGCTAAAACCAATTTGGGATGACTCACCAAAGCACGAGCTACCGCAACTCGTTGTTTCTGTCCACCAGATAAATCATCAGGGTAGTAATTCACTCTATGCCCCAAGCCAACAACTTCCAACATCGCTTTGGATCTAGCTTCAGCTTCTTGATTGTCAAATTCTTTGTGCAGTTCCAGTGACATTTGAACATTCTGGCAAGCAGTCAAAAATCTCAGCAAATTGTGGGCTTGAAAGATATAACCAATATTTCGTCGAATTTGTGTTAATTGGCTATTACTAGCCCTGCGGAGTTCATGTCCCAAAACCTTGAGACTTCCTTCCTGGACAGATCGCAAGGCTCCTATTAAAGTGAGCAAGGTTGTTTTACCTGAGCCTGACTGCCCCATCAAAATCACTACTTCACCAGGGTAAATTGCTAAGTTTATATCAAATAAAATCTGTTTTCGTAATCCACCTTTACCAAAGTAGTGATTGAGATTTTGAATAGTAATAATAGATTTTTTTAACATTCGTTTAAGTTAAAACCAAAATATAGTGAATTTCACTAAAAAATATCTGCTGGATCTGCTGCTCGCAATTTACGTACAGCGATCGCGCCAGAAATAGAACACATTAAGATTGTCAAAACAAAAACGAATATAGAGCGGCTAGCGCTCATTAACATTGGCAAAAAAGTAGCAGCTTTGGTTAATTCATATAAACCCAAAGAAATACCAAAACCAGGGATGTAACCAAAAACTGCTAAAATCAAAGCTTCTTGAAAAACAACACGCAGTAAATAATTATCTGTAAATCCCATAGCTTTGAGGGTGGCGTACTCGGCTAAATGTTCGTTGACATCTGTAAAAAGAATTTGATAGACAATGACTATGCCAACAATAAATCCCATCCCTGTACCAAGTGCAAACATAAAACCAATCGGTGTACTTGTACGCCAATAATCTTTCTCAAATTCGATAAACCCTTGATAAGTGAGTATTTTCACATCTTTAGGCAGTTTAGCAGCTAAATTATTAAGTACTTTTTGTTTATCAACCCCTGCTTTAAGAGTAATTAATCCAATATTAATTTCTCCGGTACGACGATTTTTAAATAAACGTAAGAAATTTTGGTCGCTAGTAATTAAATTACCATCAGCAGCAAAGGAAGGGCCCAGAGCAAACAAACCAACTGTTTTAATTCTATAGTTACTGATTTCGGTCACTACCTGTTTGTTGCGCTCAAATTCTGTAGAGATTGGCCCATACTCTGAGCGAGAATAACGGTCAAACAGAAAAGTATCAGGAAGTTTTAGCTTATTTACGTTTTGATTTACCTCAGGTAAGTTAAAAACAGGTTTTTCTGGTTTAATACCAAACACAAATATAGCTCGATAGCTACCATTGATAGGATTTTTCCAATCAGCAAAATCAACATATACGGGACTAAC contains:
- the devC gene encoding ABC transporter permease DevC, translating into MSRIRLAWLQLTREKSRMIVAMAGIAFSNILMFMQLGFERALYDSATRFHSTLKGDLIMISPRSKSLAYMTPFSSRRLYQALGFDGVDLVSPVYVDFADWKNPINGSYRAIFVFGIKPEKPVFNLPEVNQNVNKLKLPDTFLFDRYSRSEYGPISTEFERNKQVVTEISNYRIKTVGLFALGPSFAADGNLITSDQNFLRLFKNRRTGEINIGLITLKAGVDKQKVLNNLAAKLPKDVKILTYQGFIEFEKDYWRTSTPIGFMFALGTGMGFIVGIVIVYQILFTDVNEHLAEYATLKAMGFTDNYLLRVVFQEALILAVFGYIPGFGISLGLYELTKAATFLPMLMSASRSIFVFVLTILMCSISGAIAVRKLRAADPADIF
- a CDS encoding DevA family ABC transporter ATP-binding protein; the protein is MLKKSIITIQNLNHYFGKGGLRKQILFDINLAIYPGEVVILMGQSGSGKTTLLTLIGALRSVQEGSLKVLGHELRRASNSQLTQIRRNIGYIFQAHNLLRFLTACQNVQMSLELHKEFDNQEAEARSKAMLEVVGLGHRVNYYPDDLSGGQKQRVAVARALVSHPKLVLADEPTAALDSKSGRGVVELMQRLAKEQGCAILMVTHDNRILDIADRIIHMEDGHLLNH